From a region of the Calliphora vicina chromosome 4, idCalVici1.1, whole genome shotgun sequence genome:
- the GCS2alpha gene encoding neutral alpha-glucosidase AB yields the protein MRLAIFLLIFCIFHYGFGVDPTNFKTCEQSSFCRRCRKVQPGNSKFALVPGSMNTYSNAITADLINKGTQHLFAFKLEALVNNRFRILIDEKSPLKPRYKVEHVLIGEPQPETLTVEKEDRSEIVLASGSNKAVIAADPFRVDFYENNVLVVSANARGLMNFEHLRHKPQGNPEDGQEGEAENKENQVVNTPEDSDPGAWEENFKSHHDSKPYGPEAVALDFSFPEAEVLFGIPEHADSFVLKSTSGTDPYRLYNLDVFEYVIDSKMALYGSVPVLYGHGAQRTAGVYWQNAAETWVDIYTAETNVVSSIVKFVSGSRKVDPPAAHFMSESGIIDAFILMGPTPLDTFKQYTSLTGTANLPQLYTLAYHQCRWNYNDAKDVETVSTKFDEYDIPMDIMWLDIEYTDGKKYFTWDQFKFADPLSMIKNLTDVGRHLVIIIDPHIKRDSGYFFHNDCTDKGYYTKLRDGKDYEGWCWPGSVSYPDFFRRDVRDYYGEQYMLSNFKTVTSDVMFWNDMNEPSVFNGPEVTMPKDLIHHGDWEHRDVHNLYGHMHIMGTYDGLLKRDPNQRPFILTRAHFAGSQRYATIWTGDNMAEWGHLQHSIKMCLSEAVAGFSFCGADVGGFFGNPDAELFERWYQTGAFLPFFRSHAHIDTKRREPWLYPEKTRLVIREAIRKRYSYLPLWYTMFYEHEIDGSPVIRPMLTHYPKDKEAFAIDNQLLLQDRLLVRPVMQQGVSKVDVYFPAIDDKKNGDLWYDVDTLQKYDKAGKETIQVDEYKIPVYQRGGSIIPKKERIRRAATLMKNDPYTLIVCLDRSGKAEGTLYLDDEKSFDYRQGKYIYVNYKFDGSKLTNHFVQAPNYDSKSWIERIVIAGLERQPKSATITVDGVTQQLEVLPYEKGYAVRKPAVAIHKDFEIKLNY from the exons ATGCGTttggcaatatttttattaatattttgcatatttcaTTATGGTTTTGGAGTCGATccaacaaatttcaaaacatgTGAACAAAGCAGTTTTTGCAG gcGTTGTCGTAAAGTACAACCGGGAAATTCGAAATTTGCTTTGGTACCAGGTTCTATGAATACTTATTCGAATGCTATAACTGCTGATTTGATAAACAAGGGTACGCAACATTTATTTGCTTTCAAATTGGAGGCTTTAGTG aataataGATTCCGCATTTTAATTGACGAAAAGAGTCCATTAAAGCCGCGCTATAAAGTAGAACATGTATTGATAGGAGAACCTCAGCCAGAaac CCTTACTGTGGAAAAAGAAGATCGTTCCGAGATTGTTTTAGCATCTGGCAGTAACAAAGCTGTTATTGCTGCAGATCCCTTCCGTGTTGATTTCTATGAAAACAATGTTTTGGTTGTATCTGCCAATGCCAGAGGTTTAATGAATTTCGAACATTTACGTCACAAACCTCAAGGAAATCCCGAAGATGGCCAGGAGGGTGAGGCAgagaataaagaaaatcaaGTTGTTAATACACCAGAAGACAGTGATCCTGGTGCTTGggaagaaaatttcaaatctcATCATGATTCGAAGCCATATGGTCCAGAGGCTGTTGCTTTAGATTTCTCTTTCCCCGAAGCTGAGGTTCTGTTTGGTATACCGGAACATGCAGACAGTTTTGTATTGAAATCGACATCGGGTACAGATCCCTATCGTTTATATAATTTAGATGTTTTCGAATATGTAATTGATAGTAAAATGGCTTTGTATGGTTCTGTTCCGGTACTATATGGTCATGG TGCTCAACGTACCGCTGGTGTTTATTGGCAGAATGCTGCTGAAACCTGGGTAGATATTTACACGGCCGAAACCAATGTTGTATCGTCTATTGTCAAATTTGTTTCTGGTTCTCGTAAAGTTGATCCTCCAGCTGCTCATTTCATGTCTGAATCTGGTATTATTGATGCGTTCATTTTGATGGGCCCCACACCTTTGGATACATTTAAGCAGTATACTTCCCTTACCGGTACCGCCAATTTGCCACAACTCTACACTTTGGCTTACCATCAGTGTCGCTGGAATTACAATGATGCTAAAGATGTGGAAACTGTGTCTACAAAATTCGATGAATATGATATTCCCATGGATATTATGTGGCTGGACATTGAATATACCGATGGCAAGAAGTACTTTACATGGGATCAATTTAAATTTGCTGATCCCTTAAGTATGATTAAAAATCTAACTGATGTCGGCCGTCATTTGGTGATTATTATTGATCCTCATATCAAGCGTGATAGTGGTTATTTCTTCCACAACGATTGCACCGACAAGGGTTATTATACTAAATTGCGCGATGGTAAGGATTATGAGGGCTGGTGTTGGCCTGGTTCGGTTAGTTATCCCGATTTCTTCCGTCGAGATGTGCGTGACTACTACGGTGAACAGTATATGTTGTCAAACTTTAAGACTGTTACATCTGATGTCATGTTTTGGAATGACATGAACGAACCATCGGTGTTTAATGGCCCTGAGGTAACCATGCCTAAGGATTTAATACACCATGGTGATTGGGAACATCGTGATGTACACAATTTATATGGTCATATGCATATCATGGGTACCTATGATGGTTTGCTAAAACGTGATCCCAACCAGAGACCATTTATACTAACCAGAGCTCATTTTGCCGGCTCACAACGTTATGCTACCATTTGGACTGGCGACAACATGGCCGAATGGGGTCATTTGCAACATTCTATCAAAATGTGTTTGTCTGAAGCTGTAGCTGGTTTTTCGTTTTGCGGTGCTGATGTTGGTGGTTTCTTTGGCAATCCCGATGCTGAACTGTTTGAAAGATGGTATCAGACTGGTGCTTTTCTGCCTTTCTTCCGTTCTCATGCTCATATTGATACCAAGAGACGTGAACCTTGGCTATATCCCGAAAAGACACGTTTAGTGATACGTGAAGCCATACGCAAGAGATATTCATACTTGCCTTTATGGTATACCATGTTCTATGAACATGAAATTGATGGCAGTCCTGTTATTAGACCTATGTTGACCCATTATCCTAAAGACAAGGAAGCGTTTGCCATTGATAATCAGTTATTGTTGCAAGATCGTCTATTGGTCAGACCTGTTATGCAGCAAGGTGTTAGCAAAGTTGATGTTTACTTCCCGGCCATTGATGACAAGAAAAATGGCGATTTGTGGTATGATGTGGATACTCTGCAAAAGTACGATAAGGCTGGCAAAGAGACTATCCAAGTTGATGAGTATAAG attccAGTATATCAACGTGGTGGCTCTATTATCCCCAAAAAAGAACGTATCCGACGTGCTGCTACCCTCATGAAAAATGATCCTTACACACTTATTGTATGCTTAGATCGTAGTGGTAAAGCTGAAGGAACTCTCTACTTGGATGATGAGAAATCATTCGATTACCGCCAAGGCaaatacatttatgtaaacTACAAATTCGATGGCTCCAAATTGACAAACCATTTCGTACAGGCGCCCAATTACGATTCGAAATCATGGATTGAACGTATTGTAATTGCTGGCCTCGAGCGTCAACCCAAATCGGCTACCATTACAGTCGATGGAGTAACACAACAATTGGAGGTATTACCATATGAGAAGGGTTATGCTGTGCGCAAACCAGCTGTAGCTATAcacaaagattttgaaattaaacttaattattag